The genome window ATTAATTTCAGAGAAACGGGTGGTTGAGAAAATAGGAAGACAGGAacataaatttagaaaaaaaaaaagcaaatagGGTACCTTGGAGAGGCCCTTGAGGTGAGTCCTTCCATCGGCATCCTCTCGCACAAGGATCTCGCTGTCCTTGGGCTCCAAAATATCAAATACATGGCTGTCTTGAAGCACCTGATAAGAGGAAAGGCTGACGGTTGCCCTGATGGGTTTTGCGCAGTCAAGGATTCGCTTCATGGCCATGGTAAGCAAGCCAGGATGATCCTCGGACCCCTGCATCAGAATTTCAATCATGAGTGAACTTGGTTGAAGCCAGAAAGGCAGTTAAAATATGCAGTTCTTATAATTTTCAGAGTAGACATCTGATCAGAAATGAAAGAAACATACCATAACGAGGTGGGTTTTGGCAATGGAACCGCAAGTGATTACACATGCGTGGTTGCGTCCGTCGCCGCAAAATATGTTATCCACGAGGTGTTTAACCTCATTCTGGAAGATGTCTGTGTCCGAATTGTCGTTGAGATAGCACCAATCGAGTTTGTACTCGCGATGCTTGTGGGGAGTCATGCTTCTGCAGACCAAAATACGCCAGCTTAGTTGACGAGATCGACCGGATCTTAAATAATCGGCAAGGAGCAAGGTGGAGGAAATGTAATCGAACGTACCCAGAAGGAGCGGCCTCCTTGATGACGGGGGATGAAGGAGACCGAAGCGGAGGAGGAATTGGCCGGATCGGGGACGCGGGCGGCGACCTGGAAGGAACCAGCGGGGTCTCCACCGGGGCAAATCCTCGCGACCACTCTGACCGGAGCGGCCCTGATCCTCGGAGAGTGAGAGGGGAGGCACGGGGCAGCggtggcggctgctgctgctgcttctgcttCCATAGTCCTCTGTCTCCGAGAGCAACAGTGCTTCCCCTTCGTTGTTCCTCCTTGGTCGGGTGTAGCCGTGTAGgggatgacgacgacgaggcgGGGCCgctgaggaggaggaagagggtcTGTTTTGCGTGGGCTTAATTAGCCGTTGCTAACGACGAGGAGCGCCTTCCCTTCCCCTGGCCACCTTTTGAATTGCGTCCCCAGTCGAGGTGGGGCGGCGGGTGGGTGGCATCGCATTCGCACAGGGCCGGTGGTGGGGCCAGCTTGAACCGTatcgaggaaggaggaggaggagccattcCCCGCTGGGCCTTGGACGAACTCACGGTCGGCCCAGATCGGCCCAATACTCACGTTTCTCCAATCTCCAGACAGAGAGAGGatagagcgccgccgccgccgagtcgGATGATGGGCAGCGGGATGGGCGCGTACGGCGGCGCGGTGCGACCGGTGGAGAGCGCGGCGGGGGAGACGATGCTGCTGTGGGGCCTGGGGCAGCCCGAGGCGCACCGAAACAACGCGCTGGTCCGCCAGGCCGCGCACGCCTTCGAGCTCGACGCCTGCGGGCGGCGCCTGTCCCTGCTGCAGTCCCCCTCCTCCATGTCCACCCCGGGGGTCACGGGGGCGGTCGTCTGGGACAGCGGCGTCGTGCTGGCCAAGTTCCTCGAGCACGCCGTCGACTCCCAGCGGCTGCTACTCCGCGGCGCGCGCGCGGTGGATCTCGGGTCGGGGTGCGGCCTGGTGGGGTGCGCCGCCGCCCTGCTGGGCGCCCATGTGGTCCTCACCGACCTCCCCGACCGGCTCAAGCTGCTCAGGAAGAACGTCGCCCTTAATGTCGACGACCCCCACGTCCCGGGCTCCGCTCGGGTCACGGAGCTTGTGTGGGGCGACGATCCTCACCATGAATTGCTCAAGGAGCCACTGCCCGATTTCGGTCTGTTCGCCTCTGCTTTTTCCCCTGTTTCTTGCATGGAAATTAAACTGCTGTCTGCTTCTGATTCAGTTCATCTTCATAGAATACGATAAATGTGATCAATGGTGATTGTTCAATTCTTTCAGTGCTCGGCTCTGATGTCATATACAATGAGGAAGCGGTGGACGATCTCCTGGCCACTCTCAACCAGCTCTCAGGAAAACACACCACTATACTTCTAGCTGGAGAGCTTCGCAACGGTTAGGCTTCTCCTTTGCGTTCTCTGTTTTCTTTTGGAATCGGATCGACTGACTGACTCATCAGACGCCAAATAAATGTTTTGCATATGATTGTATAGATGCTGTGCTGGAGTGCTTCTTGGAGGCAGCAATGGAGGACTTCCTAATTTTTTGCATCGAGCAGGACCAATGGCACCCTGAATTTCGCAGCAACCGTGTAGCCTTGTTTATCTTGGTCAAGAAACCAGAGAAACCTAACTATACTACCTAATTGTTTATCTAGTCGTCTGCTCCTATGCTTGGTGTAGAAGAAGGATAGGAGAGTTTATCCTTTCCAGTGATGTTGTTGTGATAGCCAAAGGTTTTAGCACTGGTTTAAGCCATGGAAGTTTGAATGCCCATTGTATTGTTTGCTTGCAACCTAGTCTGAAAGTTTGTACAAGAGTGAAGGGAAAGGATCGATAACCAAAGTCTGAAACTGCAGATGCTTGTTTTGATGAACTCAGTGGTGGCAACACCTAGAAGCCACGGTTTTAGGCTCTTAATCAAAGTTGTGTTAGCAGTTTGGACAAGGTTGTGTACAGTGGTAGTACAAAGATAGTTTTGAAATGAATTTAAAGAGAAGTCCAGAAACTTATGACGGTACAAATAGCTCAACAACCAAagtattcattttatttagtttcTACTAAACAGTAGTGATATATGCAAGTGTACAGCTAGTCACTATGGCTCTATGAGCTCTAT of Miscanthus floridulus cultivar M001 unplaced genomic scaffold, ASM1932011v1 os_1806, whole genome shotgun sequence contains these proteins:
- the LOC136534318 gene encoding uncharacterized protein; its protein translation is MMGSGMGAYGGAVRPVESAAGETMLLWGLGQPEAHRNNALVRQAAHAFELDACGRRLSLLQSPSSMSTPGVTGAVVWDSGVVLAKFLEHAVDSQRLLLRGARAVDLGSGCGLVGCAAALLGAHVVLTDLPDRLKLLRKNVALNVDDPHVPGSARVTELVWGDDPHHELLKEPLPDFVLGSDVIYNEEAVDDLLATLNQLSGKHTTILLAGELRNDAVLECFLEAAMEDFLIFCIEQDQWHPEFRSNRVALFILVKKPEKPNYTT